Proteins encoded within one genomic window of Bradyrhizobium sp. 186:
- a CDS encoding enoyl-CoA hydratase/isomerase family protein translates to MNAPTTTNEDLLYSVTDGIARITFNRPQARNALTFAMYERMAEICQEINADRSIKALILTGAGDKAFASGTDISQFRAFKTAQDALDYEARIDRVLGTLEQCRVPVIAAIAGACTGGGAGIAACCDLRIGTETTRIGFPIARTLGNCLSMSNISRVVSLVGPARTKDLIFKARLVEAPEALALGLLNEVVPDVETLQRRADETAKLVASHAPLTLEATKEAVRRIRRTLSREEGEDLILKAYMSEDFREGMDAFLNKRTPNWKGK, encoded by the coding sequence ATGAACGCACCGACGACGACCAACGAAGACCTGCTCTACTCTGTCACGGACGGCATCGCGCGGATCACCTTCAACCGCCCGCAGGCGCGCAACGCGCTGACCTTCGCCATGTACGAGCGCATGGCGGAGATCTGTCAGGAGATCAACGCCGACCGCTCGATCAAGGCGTTGATCCTGACCGGAGCCGGCGACAAGGCGTTCGCCTCCGGCACCGATATCTCGCAATTCCGCGCCTTCAAAACCGCTCAAGACGCGCTCGACTACGAGGCGCGGATCGACCGCGTGCTCGGCACGCTGGAGCAGTGCCGCGTGCCCGTGATCGCGGCGATCGCCGGTGCCTGCACCGGCGGCGGCGCCGGAATTGCGGCCTGCTGCGACCTCCGGATCGGCACCGAAACCACCCGCATCGGTTTCCCGATCGCGCGCACGCTCGGCAACTGCCTGTCGATGTCGAACATCAGCCGCGTCGTCTCGCTGGTCGGTCCGGCCCGCACCAAGGACCTGATCTTCAAGGCGCGCTTGGTCGAGGCGCCGGAGGCCCTGGCGCTCGGCCTGCTCAACGAGGTAGTGCCCGACGTCGAGACGCTGCAGCGCCGCGCCGATGAGACCGCGAAACTGGTCGCGAGCCATGCCCCGCTCACCCTCGAAGCCACCAAGGAAGCGGTGCGCCGCATCCGCCGCACGCTGTCGCGCGAGGAAGGTGAGGATCTGATCCTGAAAGCCTATATGAGCGAAGATTTTCGCGAGGGCATGGACGCTTTCCTCAACAAGCGCACACCAAACTGGAAGGGCAAGTAG
- a CDS encoding alanine--glyoxylate aminotransferase family protein produces MHQGRHFLQIPGPSPVPDRVLRAMDMPVIDHRSAEFGELGKAVLEGSQKIFQTAGPVVIFPSSGTGAWEAAIVNTLSPGDKVLMVETGHFATLWRQMAGRFGVEVDFMPGDWRRGADPAQIEARLAADTSHAIKAVMVVHNETSTGATSRVADIRAAIDRTGHPALLMVDTISSLGSVDYRHDEWKVDVSVSCSQKGFMLPPGLGFNAISEKARAASKTNRMPRSYFDWEEMLKPNAKGFFPYTPATNLLYGLREAIAMLLEEGLDNVFARHERLAAATRAAVNHWGLEVLCQEPAEFSPVLTAVLMPPGHDADQFRKTVLDNYNMSLGAGLSKVAGKVFRIGHLGECNALTLLGALTGVEMGLSVAGVPHRSGGVEAAMKLLEQRTQSNSSPHLKVVGT; encoded by the coding sequence ATGCATCAGGGACGCCACTTCCTCCAGATTCCGGGCCCCAGCCCGGTCCCCGACCGCGTTCTGCGCGCTATGGACATGCCGGTCATCGACCACCGCAGCGCGGAATTCGGCGAGCTCGGCAAGGCCGTGCTCGAAGGCAGCCAGAAAATCTTCCAGACCGCGGGCCCGGTGGTGATCTTCCCCTCGTCGGGGACGGGCGCCTGGGAGGCCGCGATCGTCAACACGCTGTCGCCGGGCGACAAGGTGCTGATGGTCGAGACCGGGCATTTCGCGACCCTGTGGCGACAGATGGCGGGGCGCTTCGGCGTCGAGGTCGACTTCATGCCCGGTGATTGGCGCCGTGGCGCCGACCCCGCCCAGATCGAGGCCAGGCTCGCGGCTGACACGTCGCACGCCATCAAGGCGGTGATGGTCGTGCACAACGAGACCTCGACCGGCGCGACCAGCCGGGTCGCCGACATCCGTGCCGCGATCGACCGCACCGGCCATCCGGCGCTGCTGATGGTCGACACCATCTCCTCGCTCGGCTCGGTCGACTACCGGCATGACGAGTGGAAGGTCGATGTGAGCGTGAGCTGCTCGCAGAAGGGTTTCATGCTGCCGCCCGGCCTCGGCTTCAACGCGATCTCTGAGAAGGCGCGCGCGGCGTCGAAAACCAACAGGATGCCGCGCTCCTATTTCGACTGGGAGGAGATGCTGAAGCCCAATGCAAAAGGCTTCTTCCCCTACACGCCGGCGACCAACCTGCTCTATGGCTTGCGCGAAGCGATCGCGATGCTGCTCGAAGAAGGACTCGACAACGTGTTTGCGCGGCATGAGCGGCTCGCCGCGGCGACCCGCGCCGCCGTCAATCACTGGGGCCTCGAGGTGCTGTGCCAGGAGCCTGCCGAATTCTCGCCGGTGCTGACGGCGGTGCTGATGCCGCCGGGGCATGATGCGGATCAATTCCGCAAGACGGTGCTCGACAACTACAACATGTCGCTCGGCGCAGGCCTGTCGAAAGTCGCCGGAAAGGTCTTCCGCATCGGCCATCTCGGCGAATGCAATGCGCTCACCCTGCTTGGCGCGCTCACCGGCGTGGAGATGGGCCTATCGGTCGCGGGCGTGCCGCACCGTTCGGGCGGCGTGGAGGCCGCGATGAAGCTGCTGGAGCAGCGTACGCAAAGTAATTCCTCGCCGCATCTGAAGGTGGTCGGCACTTAA
- a CDS encoding CoA transferase — protein MPFPHASEALSRFTVLDLTRVRSGPTCVRQLADWGANVIKIDALLEDGGGEQPGGPRQGSDFQNLHRNKRAMTLNLKDERGLDVFKRLAAKADVVVENFRPDVKKKLGIDYESLREINPRIVYGSISGFGQDGPYHKRPGFDQIAQGMGGLMSITGAPGEGPMRVGIPVADLTAGLFCAMGILTALLEREVSGKGQWVQTSLLQAQIFMLDFQAARWLMEKEVAKQAGNNHPTSIPTGVFKTSDGYINIATTGGRIWERCAQAIGAPELYSHPDYATAPARSKNRDALNAEIEKRTLTKSTETWVSELNEAGVPCGPIYAIDRMFEDAQVRHLGIAQDVPNEEDRRIRLVGQPVTLSRTPSKMVARPPEFGEQTDEVLTEFGFSADELAGLRNAKVV, from the coding sequence ATGCCCTTTCCGCATGCCTCGGAAGCCCTGTCGCGCTTCACCGTGCTCGATCTGACCCGTGTCCGGTCCGGGCCCACCTGTGTGCGGCAGCTCGCCGACTGGGGCGCCAACGTGATCAAGATCGACGCGCTCCTGGAGGATGGCGGCGGCGAGCAGCCGGGCGGACCGCGGCAAGGCTCCGATTTCCAGAATTTGCACCGCAACAAGCGCGCGATGACGCTCAACCTGAAGGACGAAAGAGGCCTCGACGTCTTCAAGCGGCTGGCCGCCAAGGCCGACGTCGTGGTCGAGAACTTCCGTCCCGACGTCAAGAAGAAGCTCGGCATCGACTATGAAAGCCTGCGCGAGATCAATCCGCGCATCGTCTATGGCAGCATCTCCGGCTTCGGCCAGGACGGCCCCTATCACAAGCGGCCGGGCTTCGATCAGATTGCGCAGGGCATGGGCGGGCTGATGTCGATCACCGGCGCGCCCGGCGAGGGCCCGATGCGGGTCGGCATTCCCGTCGCCGACCTCACGGCGGGCCTGTTCTGCGCCATGGGCATCCTCACCGCGCTGCTCGAGCGCGAGGTTTCCGGCAAAGGCCAGTGGGTGCAGACCTCGCTGCTCCAGGCGCAGATCTTCATGCTCGACTTCCAGGCCGCGCGCTGGCTGATGGAGAAGGAGGTCGCCAAGCAGGCCGGCAACAACCACCCGACCAGCATCCCGACCGGCGTGTTCAAGACCTCGGACGGCTACATCAACATCGCCACCACCGGCGGGCGGATCTGGGAGCGCTGTGCGCAGGCGATCGGCGCGCCGGAGCTCTACAGCCATCCCGATTATGCGACCGCACCCGCCCGCTCCAAAAATCGCGATGCGCTCAACGCCGAGATCGAGAAGCGCACCTTGACGAAGTCGACCGAGACCTGGGTCAGCGAGCTCAACGAGGCCGGCGTGCCATGCGGGCCGATCTACGCCATCGACCGGATGTTCGAGGACGCGCAGGTCCGCCATCTCGGCATCGCGCAGGACGTGCCGAATGAAGAGGACCGCCGCATCCGCCTGGTCGGCCAGCCCGTCACGCTGTCGCGCACGCCGAGCAAGATGGTGGCGCGGCCGCCGGAATTCGGCGAGCAGACCGACGAGGTACTCACCGAGTTCGGCTTCAGCGCGGACGAGCTCGCCGGGCTCAGGAACGCCAAGGTGGTTTGA
- a CDS encoding MFS transporter, translated as MGVRFKATHVVLAMLCAMYFITYVDRVNIGTAASEIQKELSLSNTQLGLVFSAFAYPYLLFQVIGGWVGDHFGPRKTLFWCGMIWAAATIMTGFVHGLAALFIARFALGFGEGATFPTATRAMQYWTPANRRGFAQGLTHSFARLGNAVTPPVVALLILWLTWRGTFVVLGLVSLVWGVIWVWYFRNEPKEHASITEAELAALPTRPAGERPRVPWGPLFGRMWPVTLTYFCYGWSLWLYLNWLPLFFKNNYNLDIKNSALFASGVFFAGVVGDSVGGVLSDRILDRTGNIRLARLSVTVAGFAGALLSLLPILFVHDITVVALCLSAGFFCAELVIGPMWSIPMDIAPKYSGTASGLMNTGSAFAAIVSPLVAGFVIDATGNWYLPFLMSMGLLLLGGFSAFLMHPERPFEDVDGRVPSGKVVAAE; from the coding sequence ATGGGAGTTCGGTTCAAGGCTACGCATGTCGTGCTGGCGATGCTCTGCGCGATGTATTTCATCACCTATGTCGACCGGGTGAACATCGGCACGGCGGCGAGCGAGATCCAGAAGGAGCTCAGTCTCAGCAATACCCAGCTTGGCCTGGTCTTCTCCGCCTTCGCCTATCCCTATCTGCTGTTCCAGGTGATCGGCGGCTGGGTCGGCGATCATTTCGGGCCGCGCAAGACGCTGTTCTGGTGCGGCATGATCTGGGCTGCGGCAACCATCATGACCGGCTTCGTGCACGGTCTTGCCGCGCTGTTCATCGCGCGCTTCGCGCTCGGCTTCGGTGAGGGCGCGACCTTTCCGACCGCGACGCGTGCGATGCAATACTGGACTCCCGCGAACCGGCGCGGCTTTGCGCAAGGGCTGACGCATTCGTTCGCCCGGCTCGGCAATGCGGTGACGCCGCCGGTGGTCGCGCTTCTGATCCTCTGGCTGACCTGGCGCGGCACGTTCGTCGTACTGGGCCTCGTGAGCCTCGTCTGGGGCGTCATCTGGGTCTGGTATTTCCGCAACGAGCCGAAGGAGCATGCCTCCATCACGGAAGCCGAGCTCGCGGCGCTGCCGACACGCCCCGCCGGCGAACGGCCGCGCGTGCCGTGGGGCCCGCTGTTCGGCCGCATGTGGCCGGTGACGCTCACCTATTTCTGCTACGGCTGGAGCCTGTGGCTCTACCTCAACTGGCTGCCGCTGTTCTTCAAGAACAACTACAATCTCGATATCAAGAATTCGGCGCTGTTCGCCTCGGGCGTCTTCTTCGCCGGCGTGGTCGGCGATAGTGTCGGCGGCGTGCTGTCGGATCGCATTCTCGACCGCACCGGCAACATCCGCCTGGCGCGGCTCAGCGTGACCGTTGCGGGATTTGCGGGGGCACTCTTGTCCTTGCTCCCGATCCTGTTCGTCCACGACATCACCGTTGTCGCGCTCTGCCTGTCCGCGGGCTTCTTCTGTGCCGAGCTGGTGATCGGGCCGATGTGGTCGATCCCGATGGACATTGCTCCGAAATACTCCGGCACGGCTTCGGGACTCATGAACACGGGGTCGGCATTCGCAGCGATCGTCTCTCCGCTGGTCGCGGGCTTCGTGATCGATGCGACCGGCAATTGGTACCTGCCGTTCCTGATGTCTATGGGGCTGCTGTTGCTCGGCGGTTTTTCCGCCTTCCTGATGCACCCTGAGCGTCCCTTCGAGGACGTCGATGGGCGGGTGCCGTCCGGAAAGGTGGTGGCCGCGGAGTAG
- a CDS encoding tripartite tricarboxylate transporter TctB family protein — protein MSQTDLEIVVDDPTAPEQDSPSVVSSGTVEIVVCLLLLALAVTLGYDNWRTGISWDSTGPEPGYFPFYLSIILGGGSLYGLITALVARRVASETFVTRAQARRVMAVFVPTLSFCLVTQFLGLYVASFFLIAGFMRLVGKIALWKSLLTALLFTAIMFVTFDIAFDVIMPKGPLEAAFGY, from the coding sequence ATGTCCCAAACCGATCTTGAAATCGTCGTCGACGATCCGACCGCGCCTGAACAGGACTCGCCTTCCGTCGTCAGCTCCGGCACGGTCGAGATCGTCGTCTGCCTCCTGTTGCTCGCGCTGGCCGTAACGCTCGGCTATGACAATTGGCGCACCGGCATCTCCTGGGATTCGACCGGGCCCGAGCCCGGCTACTTCCCGTTCTATCTCTCGATCATCCTCGGCGGCGGCAGCCTCTACGGCCTGATTACAGCGCTTGTTGCGCGCCGCGTGGCGTCCGAAACCTTCGTCACGCGCGCGCAAGCTCGCCGTGTGATGGCGGTGTTCGTGCCGACGCTCTCGTTCTGCCTGGTGACGCAGTTCCTCGGCCTCTATGTCGCGAGCTTCTTCCTGATCGCCGGCTTCATGCGGCTGGTCGGCAAGATCGCGCTGTGGAAGTCGCTGCTCACCGCCTTGCTTTTCACGGCGATCATGTTCGTCACCTTCGACATCGCCTTCGACGTCATCATGCCGAAGGGGCCGCTGGAAGCGGCCTTCGGCTACTAG
- a CDS encoding GntR family transcriptional regulator, whose amino-acid sequence MKSTIPDTGVPITPPAGNGSDRQEASLHGEILLRLRDYVVEGNIPEGARVPERQLCEMLGISRTPLREALKVLAAEGLIELLPNRGARVRQLSQRDLAELFDVMAGLESLAGRLACEAITDEEVIAIEQLHYEMYGRYLHRDMHGYFQVNQRIHESIVAAARNETLKTAYANFAGRIRRVRYSANFARKRQRWAEAMREHEAILDALRRRAGSELSDILFQHLRNKRMAAIEHLTEAHEDAPASP is encoded by the coding sequence ATGAAATCCACGATTCCCGACACCGGGGTTCCGATTACCCCGCCGGCCGGCAATGGCAGCGACCGCCAGGAGGCCTCGCTTCACGGCGAGATCCTGCTGCGGCTGCGCGACTACGTTGTGGAAGGCAACATTCCCGAGGGCGCACGCGTTCCCGAGCGGCAGCTCTGCGAGATGCTCGGCATCTCACGGACACCCTTGCGCGAAGCGCTCAAGGTGCTGGCCGCCGAAGGCCTGATCGAGCTTTTGCCCAACCGCGGCGCGCGGGTCCGCCAGCTCAGCCAGCGCGACCTCGCGGAGCTATTCGACGTGATGGCCGGGCTGGAAAGCCTTGCCGGACGACTGGCCTGCGAAGCCATTACGGACGAGGAAGTCATCGCGATCGAGCAGCTGCATTACGAGATGTACGGCCGCTATCTGCATCGCGACATGCACGGCTATTTCCAGGTCAACCAGCGCATCCACGAGAGCATCGTCGCGGCCGCGCGCAACGAGACGCTGAAGACGGCCTACGCCAACTTCGCGGGAAGGATCCGCCGTGTCCGCTACTCCGCCAATTTCGCCCGCAAGCGGCAGCGCTGGGCGGAAGCGATGCGCGAGCACGAAGCCATCCTCGATGCGCTGCGCCGCCGCGCCGGCAGCGAATTGAGCGACATCCTGTTCCAGCACCTGCGCAACAAGCGGATGGCCGCCATCGAGCACCTGACCGAAGCCCACGAGGACGCGCCGGCCTCACCCTAA
- a CDS encoding tripartite tricarboxylate transporter substrate-binding protein, with the protein MKAAIALAAALCAAPASAGWEPTKPVEIVVAAGAGGASDQMARMMQAAIQKNNLMKQPMVVSLKGGASGAEALMYMKSSEGDPNKVLIAYSLIYMLPLSAKIPFNWRELTPVSVVALDQFVLWDNSAGPKTVKEFVEAAKAASSPFKMGGTGSKREDHVLTVFLEQKTGAKFSYLPYKSGGEAATQLVGNHTESNVNNPSENLEVWRAGQVRPLCVFDKERISYTSKVTDTQSWADIPTCKEEGVDVQYLMLRAMFLPGKVTAEQQAFYVELFHKVTQTAEYKDYMEKQALKPIFLTGKDMVQFLEEDDAINKALMTEAGFVAK; encoded by the coding sequence ATGAAGGCCGCAATTGCGCTGGCAGCCGCGCTTTGCGCCGCGCCGGCCTCTGCCGGCTGGGAGCCGACAAAACCCGTCGAGATCGTGGTGGCGGCAGGCGCGGGCGGTGCCTCCGACCAGATGGCGCGGATGATGCAGGCCGCGATCCAGAAGAACAATCTGATGAAGCAGCCGATGGTGGTCTCGCTCAAGGGCGGCGCTTCGGGCGCGGAAGCGCTGATGTACATGAAATCCAGCGAGGGCGACCCGAACAAGGTGCTGATCGCCTACTCGCTGATCTACATGTTGCCGCTGTCGGCGAAGATCCCGTTCAACTGGCGCGAACTGACCCCGGTCTCGGTGGTCGCGCTCGACCAGTTCGTGCTGTGGGACAACAGCGCCGGCCCCAAGACGGTGAAGGAATTCGTCGAGGCCGCGAAGGCCGCGAGCTCGCCGTTCAAGATGGGCGGCACCGGCTCCAAGCGAGAGGATCATGTGCTGACCGTGTTCCTCGAGCAGAAGACCGGCGCGAAATTCTCCTATCTGCCCTACAAGTCCGGCGGCGAGGCCGCGACCCAGCTCGTCGGCAACCACACCGAATCCAACGTCAACAATCCGAGCGAAAATCTCGAGGTCTGGCGCGCGGGGCAGGTGCGTCCGCTCTGCGTGTTCGACAAGGAGCGCATCTCCTACACCAGCAAGGTGACGGACACGCAGTCCTGGGCCGACATCCCGACCTGCAAGGAGGAGGGCGTCGACGTCCAATATCTGATGTTGCGCGCGATGTTCCTGCCCGGCAAGGTCACGGCTGAGCAGCAGGCGTTCTATGTCGAGCTGTTCCACAAGGTGACGCAGACCGCGGAATACAAGGACTACATGGAGAAGCAGGCGTTGAAACCGATCTTCCTCACCGGCAAGGACATGGTGCAATTCCTCGAGGAGGACGATGCGATCAACAAGGCGCTGATGACGGAAGCCGGATTCGTCGCGAAGTAA
- a CDS encoding tripartite tricarboxylate transporter permease, which translates to MEAFGLLLHGFAVLLTWKTLVLMMVGLVLGIFVGVLPGLGGPNGVAILLPLTFTMDPTSAIVMLSCIYWGALFGGAITSILFNIPGEAWSVATTFDGYPMAQQGRAAEALTAAFTSSFIGSLVAVLLITFLAPMISSFALKFGPPEFFAVYLLTFCSFVGLGREAKHKTVISMSLGLLLAGVGMDTVSGQLRMTFGSAELLRGINFLVAVIGLFGISEILLTMEERLALRGHAASISLRVVLSVWKDLPKYWVTLLRSSFIGCWLGITPGGAIAASFMGYNLAKRFAKDPESFGKGRIEGVFAPETAAHASGTAALLPMLALGIPGSGTAAILLGGLMVWGLNPGPLLFVEHKDFVWGLIASMYLGNVVGLVLVLTTVPIFASILRVPFAAVAPMIVVSCAIGAYAIQNAMFDVWLMLGFGVVGYVFKKIGIPLAPFTLALVLGNRAEDAFRLSMIGSGGDLKVFWSNGLVGSITTLAILLLFWPVIDGLLSRVGWMQRAKPAPR; encoded by the coding sequence ATGGAAGCGTTCGGCCTTTTGCTTCACGGCTTCGCCGTCCTGCTCACGTGGAAGACACTCGTCCTGATGATGGTCGGGCTGGTGCTCGGCATCTTCGTCGGTGTGCTCCCCGGCCTTGGCGGTCCCAACGGCGTGGCGATCCTGTTGCCGCTGACCTTCACGATGGATCCGACCTCGGCGATCGTGATGCTGTCCTGCATCTATTGGGGCGCGCTGTTCGGCGGCGCCATCACCTCGATCCTGTTCAATATTCCCGGCGAAGCCTGGTCGGTCGCGACCACCTTCGACGGCTATCCGATGGCGCAGCAGGGCAGGGCGGCGGAAGCGCTGACCGCGGCGTTCACGTCCTCCTTCATCGGCTCGCTGGTCGCGGTGCTCCTGATCACCTTCCTGGCGCCGATGATCTCGTCCTTTGCGCTGAAGTTCGGCCCGCCCGAGTTCTTCGCGGTCTATCTCCTGACGTTCTGCTCCTTCGTCGGCCTTGGGCGCGAAGCCAAGCACAAGACGGTGATCTCGATGTCGCTGGGGTTGCTACTCGCGGGAGTCGGGATGGACACGGTGTCGGGCCAGCTGCGCATGACCTTCGGCTCGGCGGAGCTTTTGCGCGGCATCAACTTCCTCGTTGCCGTCATCGGCCTGTTCGGCATCAGCGAGATCCTGCTGACGATGGAGGAGCGGCTGGCGCTGCGCGGCCACGCGGCGAGCATCTCGCTCCGTGTCGTGCTGAGCGTGTGGAAGGACCTGCCGAAATACTGGGTGACGCTGCTGCGCTCCTCCTTCATCGGCTGCTGGCTCGGCATCACCCCGGGCGGCGCCATCGCGGCGTCCTTCATGGGCTACAACCTCGCAAAACGTTTCGCCAAGGACCCCGAGAGTTTCGGCAAGGGCCGCATCGAGGGCGTGTTTGCGCCGGAAACGGCGGCGCACGCCTCCGGCACCGCGGCGCTGCTGCCGATGTTGGCGCTCGGCATTCCCGGCTCCGGCACCGCCGCGATCCTGCTCGGCGGGTTGATGGTGTGGGGGCTCAATCCCGGTCCGCTGCTGTTCGTCGAGCACAAGGATTTCGTCTGGGGCCTGATCGCCTCGATGTATCTCGGCAACGTCGTCGGCCTCGTGCTGGTGTTGACGACGGTGCCGATCTTCGCCTCGATCCTGCGCGTGCCATTTGCAGCGGTGGCGCCGATGATCGTGGTGTCCTGCGCGATCGGCGCCTATGCGATCCAGAATGCGATGTTCGACGTCTGGCTGATGCTGGGTTTTGGCGTCGTCGGCTACGTCTTCAAGAAGATCGGCATTCCCTTGGCGCCGTTCACGCTGGCGCTCGTGCTCGGCAACCGCGCCGAGGATGCCTTCCGCCTGTCGATGATCGGCTCCGGCGGCGACCTCAAGGTGTTCTGGTCGAACGGCTTGGTCGGCTCGATCACGACCCTGGCCATTCTGCTGCTTTTCTGGCCGGTGATCGACGGGCTGTTGAGTCGCGTCGGATGGATGCAGCGGGCGAAACCGGCGCCGCGCTAG
- a CDS encoding aminotransferase class V-fold PLP-dependent enzyme, which produces MTVHTGRHFLQIPGPTNVPDRVLRAMDMPTLDHRGPEFAVLGFAVLASMQRVFRTKQPVIIFPSSGTGAWEAAMVNVLAPGDKVLMCETGQFAILWRGIADKFKIDVDFVPSDWRHGADLAEIEQRLVADKQHKIKAVCVVHNETSTGCVTAPLEVRKLLDRVKHPALLMVDTISGLGSMEYEHDGWGIDVSVAGSQKGLMLPPGLGFNAVSEKALAVAKANPGMRSYWDWQEVITFNKLGTFPYTPATNLLFGLREAVKMLEEEGLENVWTRHKRHSAATRAAVKVWGLETQCADPAAHSPALTGVRVPEGHDADTFRKVVLENFDMSLGTGLNKVKGKVFRIGHIGHFNDLMLMGTLAGVEMGLDLAKIPHRSGGVLAAMDVLKGRDVVPMAKAQVA; this is translated from the coding sequence ATGACCGTGCATACTGGAAGGCATTTTCTCCAGATTCCAGGCCCGACCAACGTGCCCGACCGGGTGTTGCGGGCGATGGACATGCCGACGCTGGACCATCGCGGTCCGGAGTTCGCCGTGCTCGGTTTTGCGGTGCTGGCGTCGATGCAGCGGGTGTTCCGCACCAAGCAGCCCGTAATCATCTTTCCCTCGTCCGGTACCGGCGCATGGGAAGCGGCGATGGTCAACGTGCTTGCGCCCGGCGACAAGGTGTTGATGTGCGAGACCGGTCAGTTCGCCATCCTGTGGCGCGGCATTGCCGACAAGTTCAAGATCGACGTCGACTTCGTTCCGAGCGACTGGCGTCATGGCGCTGATCTCGCCGAGATCGAGCAACGCCTGGTCGCCGACAAGCAGCACAAGATCAAGGCGGTGTGCGTCGTGCACAACGAGACCTCGACCGGCTGCGTGACGGCGCCGCTGGAGGTGCGCAAGCTGCTCGACCGCGTCAAGCATCCGGCGCTGTTGATGGTCGACACCATCTCCGGCCTCGGCTCGATGGAATACGAACACGATGGCTGGGGCATCGACGTCTCGGTCGCGGGCTCGCAGAAGGGCCTGATGCTGCCGCCGGGCCTCGGCTTCAACGCCGTCTCGGAGAAGGCGCTCGCCGTTGCGAAGGCCAATCCGGGGATGCGCTCCTATTGGGACTGGCAGGAGGTCATTACCTTCAACAAGCTCGGCACCTTTCCCTATACGCCTGCAACCAACCTGCTCTTCGGCCTGCGTGAAGCGGTGAAGATGCTTGAGGAGGAGGGGCTCGAGAACGTCTGGACCCGCCATAAACGCCACAGCGCGGCAACGCGCGCGGCGGTCAAGGTCTGGGGTCTCGAGACGCAGTGCGCCGATCCTGCCGCGCATTCGCCGGCGCTGACCGGCGTGCGCGTGCCGGAAGGCCACGACGCCGACACCTTCCGCAAGGTGGTGCTGGAGAACTTCGACATGTCGCTCGGCACCGGCCTGAACAAGGTCAAGGGCAAGGTGTTCCGCATCGGCCATATCGGCCATTTCAATGATCTGATGCTGATGGGCACGCTCGCCGGCGTCGAGATGGGCCTCGATCTTGCAAAGATCCCGCACCGGAGCGGTGGCGTGTTGGCGGCCATGGATGTCCTGAAGGGACGCGACGTGGTGCCGATGGCCAAGGCTCAGGTGGCCTAA